One Coregonus clupeaformis isolate EN_2021a chromosome 33, ASM2061545v1, whole genome shotgun sequence DNA window includes the following coding sequences:
- the hebp2 gene encoding heme-binding protein 2, protein MLKTIGQALFSTGLQNPKFTPNEENKAPDYEVRTYQTTNWISTTLTGMEQEAAMNTGFRRLFNYIQGNNHNKEKVEMTAPVTCLVDPGAGPACETTFTVSFYIPEEHQADPPQPSDPDVFLENRKEFTVFVRTYGGFNNMQKSREELLNLLESLQRDGACYKDIPYYVCGYDSPFKLVNRRNEVWILQKTEP, encoded by the exons ATGCTGAAAACAATTGGACAAGCTCTGTTTTCGACTGGTTTGCAGAATCCAAAGTTTACACCTAACGAGGAGAATAAG GCTCCAGACTATGAGGTCCGTACCTATCAGACTACCAACTGGATAAGCACTACTCTGACTGGTATGGAGCAGGAGGCTGCGATGAACACTGGGTTCCGACGCCTGTTCAACTATATCCAGGGCAACAACCACAACA AGGAGAAAGTGGAGATGACCGCTCCAGTGACGTGTCTGGTGGACCCTGGGGCTGGCCCGGCCTGTGAGACCACCTTCACAGTGTCCTTCTACATCCCAGAGGAGCACCAGGCCGACCCGCCCCAGCCCAGCGACCCAGATGTCTTCCTGGAGAACAGAAAGGAGTTCACTGTGTTTGTCAG GACGTATGGGGGTTTCAACAACATGCAGAAGAGTCGTGAGGAGCTTCTGAATCTGCTAGAGAGCCTCCAGAGGGACGGGGCGTGCTACAAGGACATTCCCTACTACGTCTGTGGCTATGACAGCCCCTTCAAACTAGTCAACCGTAGAAATGAGGTCTGGATCCTCCAGAAGACAGAGCCGTAG
- the kif25 gene encoding kinesin-like protein KIF25 isoform X3 yields the protein MVAIYFASSSLAKSKEERILELETENAILHLRLADCLGKLRRDHAEEAEAEAQKRWQHQRVVQQSTQSALAKLLSEVQILKQDLREVFAVYVNFATELENQSRLLLEQVGQASSALQGHHGNDVHSLQAQVEALERSLQEEKERSRTERERRKILHNTLVELRGNIRVHCRVRPVLPFDDGQGSTLAIGLIPIKPATTEEVVQAVNDDTVVVNCTRMGNPGLNKMFEFERVHCPEDSQDAVFEEVKPLLTSLLDGYNVCIMAYGQTGSGKTHTMIGSQAEDHSGPQGEARQGVIPKAATELFRLISEKPAETHTVEVSVVEVYNNEVLDLLAKDEDGVAMGAKRDVITTSTGTSEVPSLSYVLVRSSADVMQLISSVLRLRARCPTLVHRDSSRSHLIVTLTVSSKSPNALALARRLQSVKKDMQRKAQKEWWSPRCRRANPMARQSGDERSTSSSSSPYHSPSHSPIHSSCPSPRASTAQAPFRTKLQLVDLAGSECVGMSGVTGAALWETSCINRSLSALSDVLGALAEQRPHVPYRNSKLTHLLQDAIGGDAKLLVMLCVSPTQRYMTESLQSLGFGTRARQVQKDTPRRKNIALKLK from the exons ATGGTAGCAATatacttcgcctcttcctctcttgcTAAG AGCAAAGAAGAACGCATTCTGGAGTTGGAGACTGAAAATGCCATTCTTCACCTGAGGCTCGCCGAT tGTCTGGGGAAACTTCGTCGGGATCATGCGGAAGAGGCAGAAGCAGAAGCCCAGAAGCGTTGGCAGCACCAGAGAGTTGTGCAGCAAAGCACCCAGTCTGCCCTGGCCAAACTTCTGTCTGAAGTACAG ATTTTGAAGCAGGACCTGAGAGAGGTGTTTGCGGTGTATGTGAACTTCGCCACTGAGCTGGAGAACCAGAGCAGGCTGCTGCTGGAGCAAGTCGGCCAAGCCAGCTCCGCCCTCCAGGGCCACCATGGCAATGACGTGCACA GTTTGCAGGCTCAGGTGGAGGCTCTAGAGCGCTCTctacaggaggagaaggagcggagcaggactgagagggagaggaggaagatacTTCACAACACCTTGGTG GAGCTACGGGGGAACATCAGGGTCCACTGCAGAGTGCGTCCGGTCCTTCCCTTTGATGATGGCCAGGGATCAACATTAGCAATAGGGTTAATACCCATAAA GCCTGCTACAACAGAAGAGGTGGTTCAGGCAGTTAATGAT GATACAGTTGTTGTGAATTGTACTAGAATGGGGAACCCGGGGTTGAACAAGATGTTTGAGTTTGAGAG GGTGCATTGTCCTGAGGACTCCCAGGATGCTGTGTTTGAGGAAGTGAagcctctcctcacctctctgctGGACGG GTATAACGTGTGCATCATGGCGTACGGACAGACAGGTAGTGGGAAGACACACACCATGATCGGCTCCCAGGCTGAGGACCACTCAGGACCACAGGGGGAGGCCCGGCAAGGCGTTATTCCCAAAGCAGCCACTGAACTCttcag GCTGATATCGGAGAAGCCTGCTGAGACTCACACAGTGGAGGTGTCTGTGGTGGAGGTGTACAACAACGAGGTGTTGGACCTGCTGGCTAAAGACGAGGACGGGGTTGCCATGGGCGCCAAGAGAGATGTCATCACTACCAGCACAGGGACCAGCGAGGTGCCCTCACTCTCCTACGT GTTGGTGAGAAGCTCAGCAGATGTGATGCAGCTGATCAGCTCTGTTCTGAGGCTGAGGGCTCGCTGCCCTACACTGGTCCACAGAGACTCCTCACGCTCTCATCTCATAGTCACCCTCACTGTCTCCTCCAAGAGCCCCAACGCACTGGCTCTGG CTCGTAGGTTGCAAAGCGTCAAGAAAGACATGCAGCGCAAGGCCCAGAAGGAGTGGTGGAGCCCCCGCTGTCGCCGTGCCAACCCAATGGCCCGCCAATCGGGGGACGAGCGTTCCACTAGCTCCTCCTCCTCGCCCTACCACTCCCCCAGCCACTCTCCCATTCACTCCTCTTGCCCCTCCCCCAGAGCCAGCACCGCCCAGGCTCCCTTCAGGACCAAACTACAGCTGGTGGACCTTGCAGGTAGCGAGTGTGTGG GTATGTCAGGGGTGACAGGCGCTGCCTTGTGGGAGACGTCGTGTATAAACCGCagtctgtctgctctgtctgACGTACTGGGAGCTCTGGCAGAGCAACGGCCACATGTGCCCTACAGAAACAGCAAGCTCACACACCTACTGCAGGACGCCATag GTGGGGATGCGAAGCTGCTGGTGATGCTGTGTGTCTCTCCCACCCAGAGGTATATGACTGAGTCTCTACAGTCTCTGGGCTTCGGCACGCGGGCTCGCCAGGTCCAAAAAGATACCCCTCGCAGGAAGAACATTGCCCTCAAACTGAAGTAA
- the ccdc167 gene encoding coiled-coil domain-containing protein 167, protein MTKSKDKREKVSVASEIDRVEERRLRCHDSIERAEFRRRREELSDQDRQSLEDEMTIMNERMQKYDKELEVLRGENRRNMMLSVALLAVSALFYYAFIHY, encoded by the exons ATGACAAAATCGAAGGACAAGAGAGAGAAAGTCAGCGTTGCTAGCGAG ATTGATCGTGTTGAGGAGCGACGGTTGCGATGTCACGACAGTATCGAGAGGGCAGAGTTCAGACGGCGGCGCGAGGAGCTCTCTGATCAAGACAG ACAATCGCTGGAGGATGAAATGACGATAATGAACGAAAGGATGCAAAAGTATG ATAAAGAGCTGgaggtgttgagaggagagaacaggaggaaTATGATGCTCTCTGTTGCTCTATTGGCTGTCAGTGCTCTCTTCTACTACGCCTTTATCCACTACTGA
- the kif25 gene encoding kinesin-like protein KIF25 isoform X1 has protein sequence MPLFINRDQIFAHQVHLLEHKLRSKEERILELETENAILHLRLADCLGKLRRDHAEEAEAEAQKRWQHQRVVQQSTQSALAKLLSEVQILKQDLREVFAVYVNFATELENQSRLLLEQVGQASSALQGHHGNDVHSLQAQVEALERSLQEEKERSRTERERRKILHNTLVELRGNIRVHCRVRPVLPFDDGQGSTLAIGLIPIKPATTEEVVQAVNDDTVVVNCTRMGNPGLNKMFEFERVHCPEDSQDAVFEEVKPLLTSLLDGYNVCIMAYGQTGSGKTHTMIGSQAEDHSGPQGEARQGVIPKAATELFRLISEKPAETHTVEVSVVEVYNNEVLDLLAKDEDGVAMGAKRDVITTSTGTSEVPSLSYVLVRSSADVMQLISSVLRLRARCPTLVHRDSSRSHLIVTLTVSSKSPNALALARRLQSVKKDMQRKAQKEWWSPRCRRANPMARQSGDERSTSSSSSPYHSPSHSPIHSSCPSPRASTAQAPFRTKLQLVDLAGSECVGMSGVTGAALWETSCINRSLSALSDVLGALAEQRPHVPYRNSKLTHLLQDAIGGDAKLLVMLCVSPTQRYMTESLQSLGFGTRARQVQKDTPRRKNIALKLK, from the exons ATGCCACTCTTCATAAACCGAGACCAGATATTTGCGCACCAAGTGCACCTTCTGGAGCACAAACTGCGG AGCAAAGAAGAACGCATTCTGGAGTTGGAGACTGAAAATGCCATTCTTCACCTGAGGCTCGCCGAT tGTCTGGGGAAACTTCGTCGGGATCATGCGGAAGAGGCAGAAGCAGAAGCCCAGAAGCGTTGGCAGCACCAGAGAGTTGTGCAGCAAAGCACCCAGTCTGCCCTGGCCAAACTTCTGTCTGAAGTACAG ATTTTGAAGCAGGACCTGAGAGAGGTGTTTGCGGTGTATGTGAACTTCGCCACTGAGCTGGAGAACCAGAGCAGGCTGCTGCTGGAGCAAGTCGGCCAAGCCAGCTCCGCCCTCCAGGGCCACCATGGCAATGACGTGCACA GTTTGCAGGCTCAGGTGGAGGCTCTAGAGCGCTCTctacaggaggagaaggagcggagcaggactgagagggagaggaggaagatacTTCACAACACCTTGGTG GAGCTACGGGGGAACATCAGGGTCCACTGCAGAGTGCGTCCGGTCCTTCCCTTTGATGATGGCCAGGGATCAACATTAGCAATAGGGTTAATACCCATAAA GCCTGCTACAACAGAAGAGGTGGTTCAGGCAGTTAATGAT GATACAGTTGTTGTGAATTGTACTAGAATGGGGAACCCGGGGTTGAACAAGATGTTTGAGTTTGAGAG GGTGCATTGTCCTGAGGACTCCCAGGATGCTGTGTTTGAGGAAGTGAagcctctcctcacctctctgctGGACGG GTATAACGTGTGCATCATGGCGTACGGACAGACAGGTAGTGGGAAGACACACACCATGATCGGCTCCCAGGCTGAGGACCACTCAGGACCACAGGGGGAGGCCCGGCAAGGCGTTATTCCCAAAGCAGCCACTGAACTCttcag GCTGATATCGGAGAAGCCTGCTGAGACTCACACAGTGGAGGTGTCTGTGGTGGAGGTGTACAACAACGAGGTGTTGGACCTGCTGGCTAAAGACGAGGACGGGGTTGCCATGGGCGCCAAGAGAGATGTCATCACTACCAGCACAGGGACCAGCGAGGTGCCCTCACTCTCCTACGT GTTGGTGAGAAGCTCAGCAGATGTGATGCAGCTGATCAGCTCTGTTCTGAGGCTGAGGGCTCGCTGCCCTACACTGGTCCACAGAGACTCCTCACGCTCTCATCTCATAGTCACCCTCACTGTCTCCTCCAAGAGCCCCAACGCACTGGCTCTGG CTCGTAGGTTGCAAAGCGTCAAGAAAGACATGCAGCGCAAGGCCCAGAAGGAGTGGTGGAGCCCCCGCTGTCGCCGTGCCAACCCAATGGCCCGCCAATCGGGGGACGAGCGTTCCACTAGCTCCTCCTCCTCGCCCTACCACTCCCCCAGCCACTCTCCCATTCACTCCTCTTGCCCCTCCCCCAGAGCCAGCACCGCCCAGGCTCCCTTCAGGACCAAACTACAGCTGGTGGACCTTGCAGGTAGCGAGTGTGTGG GTATGTCAGGGGTGACAGGCGCTGCCTTGTGGGAGACGTCGTGTATAAACCGCagtctgtctgctctgtctgACGTACTGGGAGCTCTGGCAGAGCAACGGCCACATGTGCCCTACAGAAACAGCAAGCTCACACACCTACTGCAGGACGCCATag GTGGGGATGCGAAGCTGCTGGTGATGCTGTGTGTCTCTCCCACCCAGAGGTATATGACTGAGTCTCTACAGTCTCTGGGCTTCGGCACGCGGGCTCGCCAGGTCCAAAAAGATACCCCTCGCAGGAAGAACATTGCCCTCAAACTGAAGTAA
- the kif25 gene encoding kinesin-like protein KIF25 isoform X2, giving the protein MPLFINRDQIFAHQVHLLEHKLRSKEERILELETENAILHLRLADCLGKLRRDHAEEAEAEAQKRWQHQRVVQQSTQSALAKLLSEVQILKQDLREVFAVYVNFATELENQSRLLLEQVGQASSALQGHHGNDVHSLQAQVEALERSLQEEKERSRTERERRKILHNTLVELRGNIRVHCRVRPVLPFDDGQGSTLAIGPATTEEVVQAVNDDTVVVNCTRMGNPGLNKMFEFERVHCPEDSQDAVFEEVKPLLTSLLDGYNVCIMAYGQTGSGKTHTMIGSQAEDHSGPQGEARQGVIPKAATELFRLISEKPAETHTVEVSVVEVYNNEVLDLLAKDEDGVAMGAKRDVITTSTGTSEVPSLSYVLVRSSADVMQLISSVLRLRARCPTLVHRDSSRSHLIVTLTVSSKSPNALALARRLQSVKKDMQRKAQKEWWSPRCRRANPMARQSGDERSTSSSSSPYHSPSHSPIHSSCPSPRASTAQAPFRTKLQLVDLAGSECVGMSGVTGAALWETSCINRSLSALSDVLGALAEQRPHVPYRNSKLTHLLQDAIGGDAKLLVMLCVSPTQRYMTESLQSLGFGTRARQVQKDTPRRKNIALKLK; this is encoded by the exons ATGCCACTCTTCATAAACCGAGACCAGATATTTGCGCACCAAGTGCACCTTCTGGAGCACAAACTGCGG AGCAAAGAAGAACGCATTCTGGAGTTGGAGACTGAAAATGCCATTCTTCACCTGAGGCTCGCCGAT tGTCTGGGGAAACTTCGTCGGGATCATGCGGAAGAGGCAGAAGCAGAAGCCCAGAAGCGTTGGCAGCACCAGAGAGTTGTGCAGCAAAGCACCCAGTCTGCCCTGGCCAAACTTCTGTCTGAAGTACAG ATTTTGAAGCAGGACCTGAGAGAGGTGTTTGCGGTGTATGTGAACTTCGCCACTGAGCTGGAGAACCAGAGCAGGCTGCTGCTGGAGCAAGTCGGCCAAGCCAGCTCCGCCCTCCAGGGCCACCATGGCAATGACGTGCACA GTTTGCAGGCTCAGGTGGAGGCTCTAGAGCGCTCTctacaggaggagaaggagcggagcaggactgagagggagaggaggaagatacTTCACAACACCTTGGTG GAGCTACGGGGGAACATCAGGGTCCACTGCAGAGTGCGTCCGGTCCTTCCCTTTGATGATGGCCAGGGATCAACATTAGCAATAGG GCCTGCTACAACAGAAGAGGTGGTTCAGGCAGTTAATGAT GATACAGTTGTTGTGAATTGTACTAGAATGGGGAACCCGGGGTTGAACAAGATGTTTGAGTTTGAGAG GGTGCATTGTCCTGAGGACTCCCAGGATGCTGTGTTTGAGGAAGTGAagcctctcctcacctctctgctGGACGG GTATAACGTGTGCATCATGGCGTACGGACAGACAGGTAGTGGGAAGACACACACCATGATCGGCTCCCAGGCTGAGGACCACTCAGGACCACAGGGGGAGGCCCGGCAAGGCGTTATTCCCAAAGCAGCCACTGAACTCttcag GCTGATATCGGAGAAGCCTGCTGAGACTCACACAGTGGAGGTGTCTGTGGTGGAGGTGTACAACAACGAGGTGTTGGACCTGCTGGCTAAAGACGAGGACGGGGTTGCCATGGGCGCCAAGAGAGATGTCATCACTACCAGCACAGGGACCAGCGAGGTGCCCTCACTCTCCTACGT GTTGGTGAGAAGCTCAGCAGATGTGATGCAGCTGATCAGCTCTGTTCTGAGGCTGAGGGCTCGCTGCCCTACACTGGTCCACAGAGACTCCTCACGCTCTCATCTCATAGTCACCCTCACTGTCTCCTCCAAGAGCCCCAACGCACTGGCTCTGG CTCGTAGGTTGCAAAGCGTCAAGAAAGACATGCAGCGCAAGGCCCAGAAGGAGTGGTGGAGCCCCCGCTGTCGCCGTGCCAACCCAATGGCCCGCCAATCGGGGGACGAGCGTTCCACTAGCTCCTCCTCCTCGCCCTACCACTCCCCCAGCCACTCTCCCATTCACTCCTCTTGCCCCTCCCCCAGAGCCAGCACCGCCCAGGCTCCCTTCAGGACCAAACTACAGCTGGTGGACCTTGCAGGTAGCGAGTGTGTGG GTATGTCAGGGGTGACAGGCGCTGCCTTGTGGGAGACGTCGTGTATAAACCGCagtctgtctgctctgtctgACGTACTGGGAGCTCTGGCAGAGCAACGGCCACATGTGCCCTACAGAAACAGCAAGCTCACACACCTACTGCAGGACGCCATag GTGGGGATGCGAAGCTGCTGGTGATGCTGTGTGTCTCTCCCACCCAGAGGTATATGACTGAGTCTCTACAGTCTCTGGGCTTCGGCACGCGGGCTCGCCAGGTCCAAAAAGATACCCCTCGCAGGAAGAACATTGCCCTCAAACTGAAGTAA